Within Streptomyces pactum, the genomic segment CCGGTGGATCCCGTTGCGGCGCCCGGGCAGCACCCCGGCGCAGACGGCGGCGATGAGTGAGCCGGTCAGGACGGCGGCCTCGACGGCCTCGGCGTCGGCGGGAAGGGCCGGTTCGCCGATGGGCGGCGCGACGGTGAACCCGATTCCGGTCGGTACGGCGAGTGCGGGGACGTCGGCCCTGGCCAGGTCGGGGTCGAGCCGGGCGCGGGTGAAGCGCGCCGCCAGGCAGGTGCCGGCCGGAGCCTCCGGCCACCTCCGAGCGGCCGCGGGCGCGGCCCGCCCCCCGAAAACGGACGCGGGCGGAGCCGGCACCACGCGGCCGGCCCGGGAAAGGCGCGCGTGGGAGCCGGCCGGTCCGTGGCCGGGGCGGCGCGGGCCGGGAGCACGGCTCTCCTCGACGCGGTCGCCGCGCCCGCCGGCGGCCGCGCCGGGTCACCACCGGTCGATGAGCGGCGCCTCCGGCGCGTGGTGTCGCCAGGCTTCGGCGAGGCGGGCGAGGCGGGCGGGGGCGGCGATGCCCCG encodes:
- a CDS encoding Na+/H+ antiporter NhaA codes for the protein MPAPPASVFGGRAAPAAARRWPEAPAGTCLAARFTRARLDPDLARADVPALAVPTGIGFTVAPPIGEPALPADAEAVEAAVLTGSLIAAVCAGVLPGRRNGIHR